One part of the Terrimicrobium sacchariphilum genome encodes these proteins:
- a CDS encoding acylphosphatase, producing MNATRVFYEGRVQGVGFRWTARKIAQGYDVTGLVRNLPDGRVELQVSGDDEEVNAFLTDIRDSVLSGHITTEQREKIALPNAFKGFQIIS from the coding sequence ATGAACGCGACGCGAGTTTTTTACGAGGGCCGCGTGCAAGGCGTCGGGTTCCGTTGGACCGCGCGGAAAATCGCGCAAGGCTACGACGTCACCGGCCTCGTGCGGAACCTTCCAGACGGTCGGGTCGAATTGCAGGTGAGCGGAGACGATGAGGAAGTGAATGCCTTTTTGACCGACATCCGCGATAGTGTCCTGTCGGGGCACATCACGACGGAACAACGCGAAAAAATCGCCCTGCCCAACGCATTTAAAGGATTCCAGATCATCTCATGA